One Janthinobacterium sp. TB1-E2 genomic region harbors:
- a CDS encoding succinylglutamate desuccinylase/aspartoacylase family protein, which yields MQVQQHPISTAHASMSCQLSSFHFGAAAATSRSGKKVYIQAALHADEVPGMLVSQFLRRELLALEAAGKIHGEIILVPAANPIGLAQAIHGAPFGRFDLTTGINFNRAYRHVADELKITLAGQLGQDAQANVALIREHARAAIAAWRPGTDAETLKKTLLGMAIDADIVLDLHCDNEAALHIYTGTPLAAQIAPLSALLGARAVLLELAAGEEPFDEACSRLWWDLDAHFGGRYPIPAACLSTTVELRGEVEVSYPLAERDAAALLRFLAIEGVLEIDGAGDNLPAPQCEPTPLAGVEPILAPHHGVLVYLREMGEVLAAGDAVADLIDPVSGETTTLRCTVAGVFFARSAHRHVLRGMNVGKVAGAVAYRGGSLLSQ from the coding sequence ATGCAAGTACAACAGCATCCCATCTCCACCGCGCACGCCAGCATGTCGTGCCAATTGAGCAGCTTCCACTTCGGCGCCGCGGCCGCCACTAGCCGCAGCGGCAAGAAGGTGTATATCCAGGCGGCCCTGCACGCGGACGAGGTGCCGGGCATGCTGGTGTCGCAGTTTTTGCGCCGCGAACTGCTGGCGCTGGAAGCGGCGGGCAAGATCCACGGCGAAATCATCCTAGTGCCGGCTGCCAATCCGATCGGCCTGGCGCAAGCCATCCATGGCGCACCGTTCGGCCGCTTCGACCTGACCACCGGCATCAATTTCAACCGCGCCTACCGCCACGTGGCCGATGAACTGAAAATCACGCTGGCTGGCCAGCTGGGACAGGATGCGCAAGCCAACGTGGCGCTGATACGCGAGCATGCGCGCGCCGCCATCGCCGCCTGGCGGCCGGGCACGGATGCGGAAACCTTGAAGAAAACCCTGCTGGGCATGGCCATCGACGCCGACATTGTGCTCGACCTGCACTGCGATAACGAGGCCGCACTGCACATCTATACGGGCACGCCGCTGGCGGCGCAGATCGCGCCCCTGTCCGCGCTCCTGGGCGCGCGCGCCGTGCTGCTGGAACTGGCGGCCGGCGAAGAGCCGTTCGACGAAGCCTGCAGCCGCTTGTGGTGGGATCTCGACGCGCACTTCGGCGGCCGCTATCCGATTCCCGCCGCCTGCCTGTCGACCACCGTCGAACTGCGCGGCGAAGTGGAAGTGAGCTACCCCCTGGCCGAACGCGACGCCGCCGCCCTGCTGCGTTTTCTCGCCATCGAGGGCGTGCTGGAGATCGACGGCGCCGGCGACAACCTGCCCGCGCCGCAATGCGAGCCGACGCCGCTGGCCGGCGTGGAGCCGATCCTTGCGCCGCATCACGGTGTGCTGGTCTACCTGCGCGAAATGGGCGAGGTGCTGGCCGCCGGCGATGCGGTGGCCGACCTGATCGACCCCGTCAGCGGCGAGACGACGACCTTGCGCTGCACGGTCGCCGGTGTCTTTTTTGCGCGCAGCGCCCACCGCCACGTCCTGCGCGGCATGAACGTCGGCAAGGTCGCCGGAGCCGTCGCCTACCGCGGCGGCAGCCTGCTGAGCCAATAA
- a CDS encoding YfcC family protein has product MRKFKLPNTFVLLCGILAMIAVATWLVPGGKFDTQLVNGKQLIIPGTFHYVDNKPQGLAALMMAPIKGFVDASLIIGFVLIVGGAFAVLQKTEAFDSLIKAIAKAHTSSRFVRAAIIPVFFTMFSLGGATFGMNEEAIPFILIFVPLALALGYDTITGVSIPFIGSQVGFSAAFLNPFNVGIAQGIAGVPIFSGIGYRLIVWAIATAVSIVFLMWYAARIKRHPEKSPTYLLDIEKRSEHSMDLDSFAGMTRTHRAVLWIFMATLLTMVVGVVKYDWFIDEIAALFLVMAIVVGLVGRLDMDSLVASFVQGARDMVSVALVIALARGTMILARDAQIIDTMLHALTPLVASSSPVFAAQKMFFMQSVINFFIHSGSGQAALTMPIMAPLADLVGVTRQTAILAFQFGEFTTPMIPTSGITVGVLALARVPWITWAKWMIPLQLIYLVLALLLLIPPCLMHWQ; this is encoded by the coding sequence ATGAGAAAATTCAAGCTCCCCAATACCTTCGTCCTGCTGTGCGGCATCCTGGCCATGATCGCTGTGGCCACGTGGCTGGTGCCGGGCGGGAAATTCGACACCCAGCTGGTGAACGGCAAGCAGTTGATCATCCCCGGCACGTTTCACTATGTCGACAACAAGCCGCAAGGCCTGGCCGCGCTGATGATGGCGCCCATCAAGGGCTTCGTCGACGCCAGCCTGATCATCGGCTTCGTGCTGATCGTCGGCGGCGCCTTCGCCGTGCTGCAAAAAACGGAAGCCTTCGATTCGCTGATCAAGGCCATCGCCAAGGCGCACACCAGTTCGCGCTTCGTGCGCGCCGCCATCATCCCCGTCTTTTTCACCATGTTCTCGCTGGGAGGCGCCACCTTCGGCATGAACGAGGAAGCGATCCCCTTCATCCTGATCTTCGTGCCGCTGGCCCTGGCCCTGGGCTATGACACCATCACGGGCGTGTCGATTCCCTTCATCGGCTCGCAGGTGGGCTTTTCCGCCGCCTTTTTGAACCCGTTCAACGTCGGCATCGCGCAAGGTATCGCGGGCGTGCCGATCTTTTCCGGCATCGGCTACCGCCTGATCGTGTGGGCCATCGCCACGGCGGTCAGCATCGTGTTCTTGATGTGGTACGCGGCGCGCATCAAGCGCCATCCGGAGAAAAGCCCGACCTACCTGCTCGATATCGAGAAGCGCAGCGAGCACTCTATGGACCTCGACAGCTTTGCCGGCATGACGCGCACGCACCGCGCCGTGCTGTGGATCTTCATGGCGACCTTGCTGACGATGGTCGTCGGCGTCGTCAAGTACGACTGGTTCATCGATGAAATCGCCGCCCTGTTCCTGGTGATGGCCATCGTCGTCGGCCTGGTTGGCCGGCTCGACATGGATAGCCTGGTGGCGTCGTTCGTGCAGGGTGCGCGCGACATGGTCAGCGTGGCGCTGGTCATCGCGCTGGCGCGCGGCACCATGATCCTGGCGCGCGATGCGCAGATTATCGACACCATGCTGCATGCATTGACGCCGCTGGTGGCCTCGTCGAGCCCCGTCTTCGCCGCGCAAAAGATGTTCTTCATGCAGTCGGTGATCAACTTCTTCATCCATTCCGGCAGCGGCCAGGCGGCGCTGACCATGCCCATCATGGCGCCGCTGGCCGATCTGGTGGGCGTGACGCGCCAGACGGCCATTCTGGCCTTCCAGTTCGGCGAATTCACCACGCCGATGATCCCCACGTCCGGCATCACCGTCGGCGTGCTGGCGCTGGCGCGCGTACCGTGGATCACGTGGGCCAAGTGGATGATCCCGCTGCAGCTGATCTACCTGGTGCTGGCGCTGCTGCTATTGATACCACCGTGCCTGATGCACTGGCAGTAA
- the argH gene encoding argininosuccinate lyase, with protein MTDQFSKKGEAWSARFSEPVSDLVKRYTASVFFDKRLALFDIEGSLAHAEMLHAQAIISPTDYAEIQRGMAQISQEIAAGQFEWLLDLEDVHLNIEKRLTELVGDAGKRLHTGRSRNDQVATDIRLYVRSAIDDITALLATFRSALTDLAEQHADTIMPGFTHMQVAQPITFGHHMLAYVEMFGRDAERMADCRKRVNRLPLGAAALAGTTFPIDRLRVAKTLGFDDVCHNSLDAVSDRDFAIEFCAASAVLMMHVSRMAEELVIWMSPRIGFIDIADRFCTGSSIMPQKKNPDVPELARGKTGRVYGHLTGLLTLMKGQPLAYNKDNQEDKEPLFDTVDTVIDTLRIFADMAGGITVKPEAMRAAALQGYATATDLADYLVKKGLPFRDAHEAVALAVRACVDAGCDLADLSLEQLRAFSPLTDEDVFAVLTLEGSVAARDHVGGTAPRQVRAAIARVRTQLEK; from the coding sequence ATGACTGATCAATTCTCCAAAAAGGGCGAAGCCTGGTCGGCCCGGTTTTCCGAACCGGTCTCGGACCTCGTCAAGCGCTACACAGCTTCTGTATTTTTTGACAAGCGCCTGGCGCTGTTCGACATCGAAGGTTCGCTGGCCCATGCGGAAATGCTGCATGCGCAAGCCATCATCAGCCCTACCGACTACGCGGAAATCCAGCGCGGCATGGCGCAAATCTCGCAGGAAATCGCCGCCGGCCAGTTCGAATGGCTGCTGGACCTGGAAGACGTCCACCTGAATATTGAAAAACGCCTGACCGAACTGGTAGGCGACGCGGGCAAGCGCCTGCACACGGGCCGCTCGCGCAACGACCAGGTGGCCACCGACATCCGCCTGTACGTGCGCTCCGCCATCGACGACATCACCGCCCTGCTTGCGACCTTCCGCAGCGCGCTGACGGATCTGGCCGAGCAGCATGCCGACACCATCATGCCGGGCTTTACCCACATGCAGGTAGCCCAGCCGATCACGTTCGGCCACCACATGCTGGCGTATGTCGAAATGTTCGGCCGCGACGCCGAGCGCATGGCCGACTGCCGCAAGCGCGTCAACCGCCTGCCGCTGGGCGCTGCCGCCCTGGCCGGCACCACCTTCCCCATCGACCGCCTGCGCGTGGCAAAAACGCTGGGCTTTGACGACGTGTGCCACAACTCGCTCGACGCCGTCTCGGACCGCGATTTCGCCATCGAATTTTGCGCCGCCTCCGCCGTGCTGATGATGCACGTGTCGCGCATGGCCGAAGAACTGGTGATCTGGATGAGCCCACGCATCGGCTTCATCGACATCGCCGACCGCTTCTGCACCGGCTCGTCGATCATGCCGCAAAAGAAAAACCCGGACGTGCCGGAACTGGCGCGTGGCAAGACGGGCCGCGTCTACGGTCACCTGACTGGCCTCTTGACCCTGATGAAAGGCCAGCCGCTGGCCTACAACAAGGACAACCAGGAAGACAAGGAACCGCTGTTCGACACCGTCGACACCGTCATTGACACCTTGCGCATCTTCGCCGACATGGCTGGCGGCATCACGGTGAAACCGGAAGCGATGCGCGCGGCCGCCCTGCAGGGCTACGCGACGGCGACCGACCTGGCCGACTACCTGGTCAAGAAGGGTTTGCCTTTCCGCGACGCCCATGAAGCGGTGGCCCTGGCCGTGCGCGCCTGCGTCGACGCCGGCTGCGACCTGGCCGACCTGTCGCTCGAGCAGCTGCGCGCGTTTTCCCCGTTGACGGACGAAGACGTGTTTGCCGTGCTGACCCTGGAAGGTTCTGTCGCCGCGCGCGACCACGTGGGCGGCACCGCGCCACGCCAGGTACGCGCCGCGATCGCCCGCGTGCGTACGCAGCTGGAAAAATAA
- a CDS encoding M4 family metallopeptidase: protein MNLRLTIVAASIAALPLMATTADAATPLPQTLMAAPVALASPQETASLVNKLAAQARSRGLNTEHGFAVGAQHPGVSGTRVSRVQHTYKGLPVFGSETVVVSNSAGDIVSESVSDRASGLGSGGVNSVTRSATTDIDTTPAISAAAAIAAAVNNIGVRAVDHVPPHAQLLIYPVMKTVRVAGAENKSEAALNALDVQDVVDHYELAYLVQTRMISGNKPVYYDTVVSAKDGRILRQWKALKTVAGIGNSQYNGQVPLNTTLTGSTYTMKDPSRGTGGSFGGMAITNANHGTSSGSVYSSTSNTWGDGQQYINGGSTTNANGQTAAVNAMWGLMNTYDTHKNVLGWSSLDGNNTATHIAAHVNTAYDNAYYDSSCKCMYIGDGGSSFNNLGSIDVIGHEMGHGITDATSGLIYSQESGGLNESSSDIAGEMVEAYARAGGTGTTIPNTGNDWMTGKEIAKNGQPLRWLYKPSKDGSSPNAWSSTIKNLDVHYSSGPNNRMFYFLSQGSNSTSSSDYYSSYLNKSPLAMTGIGSDKAYRIWFKAATTKFTSSTNYADARNKVLQAAEELYGVGSTEATAVKRAYAAINVGADVDESTTGGAVTITSQPASITVAPGATASFAVGAGGGTAPYTYKWFRNGAVISGATSPAYSFTAVAADSGAVFKATVTDSSSPAVTATSNNATLTVGTSSATERVTNGGFESGATGWSGTTGAIGTFTGQTAYEGTKYAWLGGNGITASESLTQSVAIPAAATSASLSFALHIDTAETGSTVYDKLVVTVKNSAGTVLGTLASYSNVNKAAGYQIRTFDLIAYKGQTVQISFAATEDASLQTSFVIDKVSLVTQ, encoded by the coding sequence ATGAATTTACGTTTGACAATAGTTGCCGCATCCATCGCCGCCCTGCCGCTGATGGCCACCACGGCAGACGCCGCCACGCCGCTGCCACAGACCCTGATGGCCGCCCCGGTCGCCCTGGCTTCTCCACAAGAGACCGCCAGCCTGGTCAACAAGCTGGCCGCGCAGGCGCGCAGCCGTGGCCTGAATACCGAACATGGCTTTGCCGTCGGCGCCCAGCATCCTGGTGTCAGCGGCACGCGCGTGAGCCGCGTACAGCACACCTACAAGGGCTTGCCCGTCTTCGGTTCCGAAACGGTCGTGGTCAGCAACAGCGCCGGCGACATCGTCAGCGAATCCGTGTCGGACCGCGCGTCCGGCCTCGGTAGCGGCGGCGTCAATTCCGTCACCCGCAGCGCCACCACCGATATCGACACCACGCCCGCCATCAGCGCGGCAGCCGCCATCGCCGCCGCCGTGAATAACATCGGCGTGCGGGCCGTCGACCACGTGCCGCCGCATGCGCAGCTGCTGATCTATCCCGTCATGAAAACCGTGCGCGTGGCCGGCGCCGAGAACAAATCGGAAGCCGCGCTGAACGCCCTCGACGTGCAGGACGTGGTCGACCACTACGAGCTGGCCTACCTGGTGCAGACGCGCATGATCAGCGGTAACAAGCCGGTCTACTACGACACCGTCGTCAGCGCCAAGGATGGCCGCATCCTGCGTCAATGGAAAGCCCTGAAAACCGTGGCCGGCATCGGCAACAGCCAGTACAACGGCCAAGTGCCGCTCAACACCACGCTCACGGGCAGCACCTACACCATGAAGGACCCGAGCCGCGGCACGGGCGGCAGCTTCGGCGGCATGGCCATCACGAATGCCAACCACGGCACCAGTTCGGGCAGCGTGTACAGCAGCACCAGCAATACCTGGGGCGACGGACAGCAATACATCAACGGCGGCAGCACCACCAACGCCAACGGCCAGACGGCGGCCGTGAACGCGATGTGGGGCTTGATGAATACCTACGACACGCACAAGAATGTGCTGGGCTGGTCCAGCCTGGACGGCAACAACACGGCCACCCACATCGCCGCCCACGTCAACACGGCCTACGACAACGCCTACTACGACAGCAGCTGCAAGTGCATGTACATCGGCGACGGCGGCAGCTCGTTCAACAACCTCGGTTCCATCGACGTGATCGGCCACGAAATGGGCCACGGCATCACGGACGCCACCTCGGGCCTGATCTACTCGCAGGAGTCGGGCGGCTTGAACGAATCGAGCTCGGACATCGCCGGCGAAATGGTGGAAGCGTATGCGCGCGCCGGCGGCACGGGCACCACGATTCCCAACACGGGCAACGATTGGATGACGGGCAAGGAAATCGCCAAGAATGGCCAGCCGCTGCGCTGGCTGTACAAGCCAAGCAAGGATGGCAGCAGCCCGAATGCGTGGAGCAGCACCATCAAGAACCTCGACGTCCACTACAGCAGCGGCCCGAACAACCGCATGTTCTACTTCCTGTCGCAAGGTTCGAACTCCACGTCCAGCAGCGACTACTACAGCTCCTACCTGAACAAAAGCCCGCTGGCCATGACCGGTATCGGCAGCGACAAGGCTTACCGCATCTGGTTCAAGGCAGCCACCACCAAGTTCACCTCGTCGACCAACTACGCCGACGCGCGCAACAAGGTGCTGCAGGCAGCCGAGGAACTGTATGGCGTGGGCAGCACCGAGGCGACCGCCGTCAAGCGCGCATATGCGGCCATCAACGTGGGCGCCGACGTCGATGAATCGACGACGGGCGGCGCGGTGACGATCACCAGCCAGCCGGCCAGCATCACCGTCGCACCGGGCGCCACCGCCTCGTTCGCCGTGGGCGCGGGCGGCGGCACGGCACCGTACACCTACAAGTGGTTCCGCAACGGCGCCGTGATCAGTGGCGCCACGTCGCCGGCCTACAGCTTCACGGCCGTAGCGGCCGACAGCGGCGCCGTCTTCAAGGCCACGGTGACGGATTCCTCGTCGCCCGCCGTGACGGCCACGTCGAACAACGCCACCCTGACGGTCGGCACGAGCAGCGCCACCGAGCGCGTGACGAACGGCGGCTTCGAGTCCGGCGCCACGGGCTGGAGCGGCACTACGGGCGCCATCGGCACCTTCACGGGCCAAACCGCGTACGAAGGCACGAAGTACGCCTGGCTGGGCGGCAATGGCATCACGGCCAGCGAATCGCTGACGCAAAGCGTGGCCATTCCGGCCGCCGCCACGTCCGCCAGCTTGAGCTTCGCGCTGCATATCGACACGGCAGAAACGGGCAGCACCGTGTACGACAAGCTGGTCGTCACCGTGAAGAACAGCGCCGGTACGGTGCTGGGCACCCTGGCCTCGTATTCGAACGTGAACAAGGCCGCCGGCTACCAGATCCGCACCTTCGACCTGATCGCCTACAAGGGCCAGACCGTGCAGATCTCGTTTGCCGCGACCGAGGATGCATCGCTGCAAACCTCGTTCGTGATCGACAAGGTCAGCCTGGTTACCCAGTAA
- a CDS encoding type II secretion system F family protein, protein MQFHLQVQGPAGSQALAIDAASEAEAIRAAVRGGWRVLAVDAGATSDTGAAALRPGKQGLPLLQFSQELLALLEAGLNLGEAMATLHNKETRAGAKATLAAIVLTLQQGLSFSDTLAGFPDIFPDIYIATVHAAERSGNLPEALARFVAYQLQFDAIRKKLISAAIYPCMLLVVGGLVTLFLLGYVVPKFSVVYESSGREIPWMSQMLLGFGQTLAAHPLLCAGALAAVVGAVVFGIANRAMRMALVLRLLRLPVLAAKAAEFRLARFYRALSLLLHAGIPLHKALAMVAPMLLPAQQEQLAQARRAVQEGMPFSTALEQAGMATPVAQSLLKVGENTGRLGDMLERSAKFHDEEFARWVDWASRLLEPLLMTIIGVVIGGVVVLMYMPIFELAGSLS, encoded by the coding sequence ATGCAGTTCCACCTCCAGGTGCAGGGCCCGGCGGGCAGCCAGGCGCTGGCCATCGACGCCGCCAGCGAGGCCGAGGCGATCCGCGCGGCCGTGCGCGGCGGCTGGCGCGTGCTGGCCGTCGACGCTGGCGCCACGTCAGACACGGGCGCCGCGGCGCTGCGTCCCGGCAAGCAGGGCCTGCCCCTGCTGCAATTCAGCCAGGAGCTGCTGGCCCTGCTCGAAGCGGGCCTGAACCTGGGCGAGGCCATGGCCACCCTGCACAACAAGGAAACGCGCGCGGGCGCCAAGGCCACCCTGGCCGCCATCGTGCTCACCCTACAGCAGGGCCTAAGCTTTTCCGACACCCTGGCCGGTTTTCCCGACATCTTCCCCGACATTTACATCGCCACCGTGCACGCGGCCGAACGCTCGGGCAACCTGCCCGAGGCGCTGGCGCGCTTCGTCGCCTACCAGCTGCAGTTCGACGCCATCCGCAAAAAACTCATTTCCGCCGCCATCTATCCGTGCATGCTGCTCGTCGTCGGCGGCCTCGTGACCCTGTTCCTGCTCGGCTACGTAGTGCCCAAGTTCAGCGTCGTCTACGAAAGCTCGGGCCGCGAGATCCCGTGGATGTCGCAAATGCTGCTCGGCTTTGGCCAGACCCTGGCCGCGCATCCGCTGCTGTGCGCCGGCGCGCTGGCTGCCGTGGTCGGCGCCGTGGTCTTCGGCATCGCCAACCGCGCCATGCGCATGGCGCTGGTGCTGCGCCTCTTGCGCCTGCCCGTGCTGGCAGCAAAGGCGGCGGAATTCCGCCTGGCCCGCTTCTACCGCGCCCTGAGCCTGCTGCTGCACGCCGGCATCCCCCTGCACAAGGCACTGGCCATGGTGGCGCCCATGCTGCTGCCGGCGCAGCAGGAGCAACTGGCGCAGGCCCGCCGCGCGGTGCAGGAAGGCATGCCGTTTTCCACCGCACTGGAACAGGCCGGCATGGCCACGCCGGTGGCGCAATCGCTGCTGAAAGTGGGAGAGAACACGGGCCGACTGGGCGACATGCTGGAACGCTCGGCCAAGTTCCACGACGAGGAATTCGCCCGCTGGGTGGACTGGGCGTCGCGCCTGCTCGAACCGCTCTTGATGACCATCATCGGCGTCGTCATCGGCGGCGTGGTGGTGCTGATGTACATGCCGATCTTTGAACTGGCCGGGAGCTTATCGTGA
- a CDS encoding GspE/PulE family protein produces MNARDEERAVLDAAMLRRAHASSLEQGRPQMAVLQETAALPPEVFLRQLAALFRYPAWTMAELQAALPAFGLLPYTDCAQRDCVLLQPGVPGAPPVLVIGNPFAEDLLQWADFALSTPFTVALAHPDDLGAYLLQQESVQQAMQEMQHGDDVPGLDQSIEDISLIRISEDSSPVVKLVNSTIYDALKFQASDIHLECDVASLVIKYRVDGVLVQAGQVQGLQMAEQIISRIKVMADLDIAERRVPQDGRFKVRVKGAEIDFRVSIMPNIFGEDAVLRLLDRRALTEAAQALRLESLGLNEDAIEQIRRLAAKPHGMLLVTGPTGSGKTTTLYAAITEINTGRDKIVTIEDPVEYRLPRVLQIPVNEKKGLTFARGLRSILRHDPDKIMIGEIRDDETAQIAVQAALTGHLVFTTVHANNVFDVVGRFLHMGVDAYSFAAALNGIVAQRLLRLNCAHCAVDASAEVLADAQQLRDSGLALHQVQDWQFMAGKGCGHCRGTGYKGRKAVAEVLMLSDAMREMICTRAPLSQMKEEAARNGFRLAREAGLDLVRRGETTLAELNRVTY; encoded by the coding sequence ATGAACGCACGCGACGAAGAACGGGCCGTGCTCGATGCGGCCATGCTGCGCCGCGCCCACGCCAGCTCGCTGGAACAGGGGCGCCCGCAGATGGCCGTGCTGCAGGAAACGGCGGCCCTGCCGCCCGAAGTCTTTTTGCGCCAGCTGGCCGCCCTGTTCCGCTACCCGGCCTGGACGATGGCCGAGCTGCAGGCCGCCTTGCCCGCTTTCGGCCTGCTGCCCTACACGGATTGCGCCCAGCGCGACTGCGTGCTGCTGCAGCCTGGCGTTCCCGGCGCGCCGCCCGTGCTCGTCATCGGCAACCCGTTTGCCGAAGACTTGCTGCAGTGGGCCGACTTCGCCCTGTCCACGCCTTTTACGGTGGCGCTGGCGCACCCGGACGACCTGGGCGCCTATCTGCTGCAGCAGGAAAGCGTGCAGCAGGCGATGCAGGAAATGCAGCATGGGGACGATGTGCCGGGCCTGGACCAGAGCATCGAAGACATCTCGCTGATCCGCATCAGCGAAGACAGCAGCCCGGTGGTCAAACTGGTGAACTCCACCATCTACGACGCCTTGAAATTCCAGGCCAGCGACATCCACCTCGAATGCGACGTGGCCAGCCTGGTCATCAAATACCGCGTCGACGGCGTGCTGGTGCAGGCGGGCCAGGTGCAGGGGTTACAAATGGCCGAGCAGATCATCTCGCGCATCAAGGTCATGGCCGATCTCGACATCGCCGAGCGGCGCGTCCCGCAGGATGGCCGCTTCAAGGTGCGCGTGAAAGGGGCGGAGATCGATTTTCGCGTTTCCATCATGCCCAATATCTTTGGCGAAGACGCCGTATTGCGCCTGCTGGACCGGCGCGCGCTGACGGAGGCGGCGCAGGCGCTGCGCCTGGAAAGCCTGGGCCTGAACGAGGACGCCATCGAGCAGATCCGCCGCCTGGCCGCCAAGCCGCACGGCATGCTGCTGGTGACGGGGCCCACGGGTTCCGGCAAGACCACCACCCTGTACGCGGCCATCACGGAAATCAATACGGGACGCGACAAGATCGTCACCATCGAAGACCCCGTCGAATACCGCTTGCCGCGCGTGCTGCAGATTCCCGTCAACGAAAAGAAGGGGCTGACGTTCGCGCGCGGCCTGCGTTCCATCCTGCGCCACGACCCCGATAAGATCATGATCGGTGAAATCCGCGACGATGAAACGGCGCAGATCGCCGTGCAAGCCGCGCTCACGGGCCACCTGGTGTTTACCACCGTGCACGCGAACAACGTCTTTGATGTGGTGGGCCGCTTCCTGCACATGGGCGTCGACGCCTACAGCTTTGCGGCGGCCCTGAACGGCATCGTGGCGCAGCGCCTGCTGCGCCTCAATTGCGCCCATTGCGCCGTCGACGCCAGCGCCGAAGTGCTGGCCGATGCGCAGCAATTGCGCGACAGCGGCCTGGCCCTGCACCAGGTGCAGGACTGGCAGTTCATGGCCGGCAAGGGTTGCGGCCACTGCCGCGGCACCGGCTACAAGGGCCGCAAGGCCGTCGCCGAAGTCTTGATGCTCAGCGACGCGATGCGCGAAATGATCTGCACGCGCGCGCCCCTGAGCCAGATGAAGGAAGAAGCGGCGCGCAACGGCTTTCGCCTGGCGCGCGAAGCGGGCCTGGATCTGGTGCGGCGCGGGGAAACCACTTTAGCGGAGCTCAATCGTGTCACTTATTGA
- the pilO gene encoding type 4a pilus biogenesis protein PilO, with translation MAAIKPVLKAGTPVARARLQLHVPPRLAWEAARLWRMLGWPSAIGAACLALAAFAVQQGDALAGRQQQLRAQLAMMARQAALPSAPVTLDADADSLAAFHAYLPAHDSIPDQLKALLEVAQKSGVTLAKADYKPQEDGNTAFLRYQITLPVKAEYAQLQTFIVDALQALPTLTLDSVLFKREQIEAGEIDARIQFILLVKKAEVRR, from the coding sequence ATGGCGGCAATAAAACCCGTGTTAAAAGCCGGCACGCCCGTGGCCCGCGCGCGTCTGCAGCTGCACGTGCCTCCGCGGCTGGCGTGGGAAGCCGCGCGTCTGTGGCGCATGCTGGGCTGGCCCAGCGCCATCGGTGCGGCCTGTCTGGCGCTGGCCGCTTTCGCCGTGCAGCAGGGCGATGCATTGGCCGGACGCCAGCAGCAATTGCGCGCGCAGCTGGCCATGATGGCGAGACAGGCGGCGCTGCCGTCGGCACCCGTCACGCTCGATGCGGATGCCGACAGCCTGGCCGCCTTTCACGCCTACCTGCCCGCGCATGACAGCATTCCCGACCAGTTGAAAGCCTTGCTGGAAGTGGCGCAAAAGAGCGGCGTCACCCTGGCCAAGGCCGACTACAAGCCGCAGGAAGACGGCAACACGGCCTTTTTGCGCTACCAGATCACCCTGCCCGTCAAGGCCGAATACGCGCAGCTGCAAACCTTTATCGTCGACGCCCTGCAGGCGCTGCCCACCCTGACCTTGGACTCCGTGCTCTTCAAGCGCGAGCAGATCGAGGCGGGCGAGATCGACGCGCGCATCCAGTTCATCCTGCTGGTGAAGAAGGCGGAGGTGCGCCGATGA